A window of Pirellulales bacterium genomic DNA:
ATGCCGGACCGTTGGCGACGATCTTAGTGAACGCTGCCGCGGTTGTCGAACGCGGCCATACGGGCCAGATCACATCGCCATTGCAGATTGGGCCGCGCCACCGTTTTGTTACGGGGGCGCATAAAAAAAACCTTGGCCCGGGTAACAAAGTCACCCGAGCCAAGGCCGTCCTTCTGGCTTGGCGAAAGCCAGAGTTCCGTGATAAGGATCCACTCGATCCCACGATTCGGCGTGCCGAATCGTCATTGATCAGCAGCGATAAAGGCGATCGCCGCCGGCCAACGGACCGTGCAGGGTCCTTCCTCAAATAAAGATGTAACCCTCCTCGTTGTGCTGGGTCAGGTCGAGGCCGCGCTGCTCGTCGTCGTGCGAGACACGCAGACCCATGACGACGTCAAGTATCTTCAGCAAGACAAACGTGGCCACTATGGCCAGGACCCAAGTGCCGGCGACGGAAATCAGCTGGGCCTTCATGATCGAGCCCCCTTCCAACAAGCCAAGCGGCTTGTGTGTGCCGGCCACGTCCTGGACGGCACGGGTTGCGAAAACGCCTGTCAGGATAGCGCCCAACGTTCCGCCGACACCATGCACGCCGAACACGTCCAAAGAATCGTCGTAGCCCATCGCCGGCTTTAGCACGGCACAGGCCAGACTGCATACCACGCCGGCAATTGCACCCATGATCAGCGACGCCATGGGGGTCACGAAGCCCGACGCCGGTGTGATACACACCAGGCCGGCTACGGCTCCTGAAGCGGCACCGAGTAAAGTGGGCTTGCCCGTACGTAGCCAATCAACGACGGCCCAAGCTACGCATGCGGCCGCAGCCGAGAAGTGCGTATTGCAGAAGGCGCTGGCCGCAATGCCGTCGGCCGCCAGGGCACTACCGGCATTGAATCCAAACCACCCCACCCACAGCAGTCCGGCACCAATCAACGTATAGGTCAGGTTGTGCGGAGGCATCGGTTCGGTCGGGAAACCAACCCGCTTGCCGATAACCAAAGCACAGACCAAGGCCGAGATGCCCGAGCTGATGTGCACGACCGTGCCGCCGGCAAAGTCGAGAGCTCCCCCTTCGATGGCATTGGGCGAGTTATAGGCAAAGATGCCGCCACCCCACACCCAATGGCAGAGTGGACAATAAACGATGAAGTCCCACAGAATCGTGAACACCACCATCGTGCTGAACTTCATGCGCTCGGCGAACGAGCCAACAATCAGGGCCGGCGTGATGATGAAGAACATCCCCTGAAACAGCATGTGCGTCAGGTAAGGAATCGTGAGTCCTGGAAACATCGGCGTCGACTGGAAGGTAGTGTCGTTCCACTGTCCCCCCACGCCTTCCATGAAGAACATTTTGGCGTCGCCGATGTACTTCTCGGTGCCGCTGAAGCACAGCGAGTAGCAGAACAACGCCCACAACACCGTGTTCAACCCCATCAGGAAGAAGCATTGCATGAACACGTTGACAACGTTCTTCTTGCGCACCAGGCCGCCATAAAACATGGCCAATCCCGGCGCGGTCATCATCAGCACCAGGGCCGATGAAGTAAGAATCCAGGCATTGTCTCCCTTGTCCAGCGCAGGTTGCGGGGCAGGTTCCCCCGCTGCCGCGGCTTCCGCGACTTTCTCTTCAGCCACCTCGGCGGCTTCCTGGGCCCAGG
This region includes:
- a CDS encoding ammonium transporter, translating into MKKLLCCCTAAVVLSLLAQLATQAWAQEAAEVAEEKVAEAAAAGEPAPQPALDKGDNAWILTSSALVLMMTAPGLAMFYGGLVRKKNVVNVFMQCFFLMGLNTVLWALFCYSLCFSGTEKYIGDAKMFFMEGVGGQWNDTTFQSTPMFPGLTIPYLTHMLFQGMFFIITPALIVGSFAERMKFSTMVVFTILWDFIVYCPLCHWVWGGGIFAYNSPNAIEGGALDFAGGTVVHISSGISALVCALVIGKRVGFPTEPMPPHNLTYTLIGAGLLWVGWFGFNAGSALAADGIAASAFCNTHFSAAAACVAWAVVDWLRTGKPTLLGAASGAVAGLVCITPASGFVTPMASLIMGAIAGVVCSLACAVLKPAMGYDDSLDVFGVHGVGGTLGAILTGVFATRAVQDVAGTHKPLGLLEGGSIMKAQLISVAGTWVLAIVATFVLLKILDVVMGLRVSHDDEQRGLDLTQHNEEGYIFI